Genomic segment of Ewingella sp. CoE-038-23:
CCAAGCCAGTTCGTGCCGCACAATTTGGCCGGCGAAGGCCCAAAATTTGGTGCGCCGGTTGAGCTATGCTGGCCAGGAAAACGCGGTAACGCGCCGCGCGATCTCTTGATAAGCCTGCTGCCCCAGTTTGCAGATTTTGCTACTGCTTTCCATGAAGTGGTAGACTTCGTACCATACGAAGATTCCCTAAAACAGTTGGCGCGCGATCGCTATAAAGCGTATCGCAGCGTTGGCTTTACCTTGACCACGGCCACGCCGCCGTCTGTCACTACATCGACCGACTAAAAAAACGAAGCGAAATGGATAAGACATATAACCCGCAAGATATCGAGCAACCGCTTTACGAGCACTGGGAAGAACAGGGCTATTTCAAGCCGCATGGCGACACCAGTAAAGAAAGCTTTGCCATCATGATCCCGCCGCCGAACGTCACCGGTAGCTTGCACATGGGTCACGCTTTCCAGCAAACCATCATGGACGCCATGATCCGCTATCAGCGTATGCAGGGTAAAAACACGCTGTGGCAGGCGGGTACTGACCATGCGGGTATCGCAACGCAGATGGTGGTTGAACGCAAAATTGCTGCCGAAGAAGGTAAAACGCGCCACGACTACGGTCGCGATGCTTTCATCGACAAAATCTGGGAGTGGAAAGCCGAATCCGGTGGCACCATTACTCGCCAGATGCGCCGTCTGGGCGACTCCGTGGACTGGGAGCGCGAGCGCTTCACCATGGATGATGGCCTGTCTGACGCCGTGCGCGAAGTCTTTGTGCGCCTGTATAAAGAGGACCTGATTTACCGCGGCAAACGTCTGGTGAACTGGGACCCGAAACTGCGTACCGCCATCTCTGATCTGGAAGTTGAAAACCGCGAATCCAAAGGTTCCATGTGGCACCTGCGTTATCCGCTGGCTGACGGCGCGAAAACGGCCGAAGGTAACGACTATCTGGTGGTGGCGACGACGCGTCCTGAAACCATGCTGGGTGATACCGGCGTGGCCGTTAATCCAGAAGATCCGCGCTACAAAGATTTGATTGGCAAAGAGATTATTCTGCCGCTGGTTGGCCGTCGTATTCCTATCGTGGGTGATGAACACGCCGATATGGAAAAAGGCACCGGCTGCGTGAAAATCACGCCAGCCCACGACTTTAACGACTACGAAGTGGGTAAACGTCACGGCTTGCCGATGATCAACATCCTGACCTTCGATGGCGATGTTCGCCAGACAGCCGAAGTTTTCGACACTAACGGTGAAGAGAGCGACGCGTGCAGCAATGAAATCCCAGAAGCCTTCCGCGGCCTAGAGCGTTTTGCCGCGCGTAAAGCCGTGGTTGCTGCTTTCGACGAAGCTGGCCTGCTGGAAGAGATCAAACCTCACGACCTGACCGTGCCTTATGGCGATCGCGGTGGCGTGGTTATCGAGCCAATGCTGACCGACCAATGGTATGTGCGCACTGCGCCGCTGGCGAAAGTGGCGGTAGAAGCCGTTGAGCAGGGTGAGATCCAGTTCGTACCTAAGCAGTACGAAAACATGTATTTCAGCTGGATGCGTGACATTCAGGACTGGTGTATTTCCCGCCAGCTGTGGTGGGGCCACCGTATCCCTGCGTGGTACGACGCGGAAGGCAACGTTTACGTTGGCCGCGACGAAGCTGAAGTGCGCAGCGAAAACAATCTGGGCGCAGACGTCGTGCTGACCCAAGACGAAGATGTGCTCGACACTTGGTTCTCTTCTGGCCTGTGGACCTTCTCCACGCTGGGCTGGCCGAACCAAACTGCCGATCTGAAAGCTTTCCACCCGTCGAGCGTCGTGGTCAGCGGCTTCGACATCATCTTCTTCTGGATCGCGCGCATGATCATGATGACCATGCACTTCGTGAAAGATGAAAACGGCAAGCCGCAGGTTCCATTCCACACGGTCTACATGACCGGGCTTATCCGCGACGACGAAGGGCAGAAGATGTCTAAGTCGAAAGGTAACGTAATCGATCCATTAGATATGATTGACGGCATTTCGCTGGAAGACCTGCTGGAAAAACGTACCGGTAACATGATGCAGCCACAGCTGGCGGAGAAAATCCGTAAGCGCACCGAGAAGCAGTTCCCGAACGGCATCGAGCCGCACGGTACTGATGCCCTGCGCTTCACACTGGCCGCGCTGGCTTCAACCGGCCGTGATATCAACTGGGACATGAAGCGTCTCGAGGGTTATCGCAACTTCTGTAATAAGCTGTGGAACGCTAGCCGCTTCGTGCTGATGAACACAGAAGATCAAGATTGCGGCCTGAACGGCGGCGAGCTTGAGCTGTCTCTGGCTGATCGTTGGATCCTGGCTGAATACAACCGCACGGTGAAAGCTTACCGTGACGCAATGGACGGCTACCGCTTCGACTTAGCGGCCAGCATTCTGTATGAATTCACCTGGAACCAGTTCTGCGACTGGTATCTGGAACTCACCAAGCCGGTAATGAATGGCGGCAGCGAAGCACAGCTGCGCGGCACCCGTCATACGCTGGTAGAAGTGCTGGAAGGCCTGCTGCGCCTGGCGCATCCGATCATTCCATTCATTACAGAAACCATCTGGCAGCGCGTTAAAACCCTGAAAGGCATCACAGCTGAAACTATCATGCTGCAACCTTTCCCAGAGTATGACGCGGCTAAGGCAGACGAAAGCGCGCTGGCCGACCTTGAGTGGATCAAGCAGGCTATCATCGCTATCCGTAACGTTCGCGCTGAAATGAACCTCTCTCCGGGCAAACCTCTGGAGCTGCTGCTGCGTGGAGCAAGTGCAGATGCACAGCGTCGCGTTGAGCAGAACCTGAACTTCATCTCCTCGCTGGCACGTCTTGAGTCCATCACCGTGCTGCCTGCGGGCGATAAAGGCCCGGTTTCTATGACCAAGCTGGTGGACGGCGCTGAGTTGCTGATCCCAATGGCCGGTCTTATCGACAAAGCCGCTGAGCTGGCGCGTTTGGATAAAGAGATGGCGAAGATTGACGGCGAAATCGCGTCAATCGAAGGCAAGCTCTCCAACGAAGGCTTCGTGGCTCGTGCTCCAGAAGCGGTTGTTGCTAAAGAGCGTGAACGTCTGGTTGCCTGTGGCGAAGCCAAAGTTAAGCTGGCTGAGCAGAAAGCGACTATCGCCGCGCTGTAAGATATCGTGTCTAAGTGATGTTATGCAAAAGGCCGCTCACGCGGCCTTTTTTGTTGCAGCGGCGCAAGCTAAATTTATTGCGTATTTTAAAACGGCATCCGTGGCCCCGGCGTTGCATCATTGCGCGGTTAGGTGGTATTAATTCGGACTGATTGTGTTTTTATCATCATATTGAGTGAGCCTTATGTCTACCGCCACACCCCTCAACTTGCAGGTGCGTCTGATACGTCCTGAAGACAATGCCGCTATTGCGAATGTTATCCGCCAAGTCTCTGCCGAATTCGGCCTGACCGCCGACAAAGGCTAC
This window contains:
- a CDS encoding DNA polymerase III subunit chi, giving the protein MKQATFFLLDTPDGDTGLSSHEALACQIAAERCRAGKRVLLACEDQQQAERLDEALWQRDPSQFVPHNLAGEGPKFGAPVELCWPGKRGNAPRDLLISLLPQFADFATAFHEVVDFVPYEDSLKQLARDRYKAYRSVGFTLTTATPPSVTTSTD
- a CDS encoding valine--tRNA ligase, giving the protein MDKTYNPQDIEQPLYEHWEEQGYFKPHGDTSKESFAIMIPPPNVTGSLHMGHAFQQTIMDAMIRYQRMQGKNTLWQAGTDHAGIATQMVVERKIAAEEGKTRHDYGRDAFIDKIWEWKAESGGTITRQMRRLGDSVDWERERFTMDDGLSDAVREVFVRLYKEDLIYRGKRLVNWDPKLRTAISDLEVENRESKGSMWHLRYPLADGAKTAEGNDYLVVATTRPETMLGDTGVAVNPEDPRYKDLIGKEIILPLVGRRIPIVGDEHADMEKGTGCVKITPAHDFNDYEVGKRHGLPMINILTFDGDVRQTAEVFDTNGEESDACSNEIPEAFRGLERFAARKAVVAAFDEAGLLEEIKPHDLTVPYGDRGGVVIEPMLTDQWYVRTAPLAKVAVEAVEQGEIQFVPKQYENMYFSWMRDIQDWCISRQLWWGHRIPAWYDAEGNVYVGRDEAEVRSENNLGADVVLTQDEDVLDTWFSSGLWTFSTLGWPNQTADLKAFHPSSVVVSGFDIIFFWIARMIMMTMHFVKDENGKPQVPFHTVYMTGLIRDDEGQKMSKSKGNVIDPLDMIDGISLEDLLEKRTGNMMQPQLAEKIRKRTEKQFPNGIEPHGTDALRFTLAALASTGRDINWDMKRLEGYRNFCNKLWNASRFVLMNTEDQDCGLNGGELELSLADRWILAEYNRTVKAYRDAMDGYRFDLAASILYEFTWNQFCDWYLELTKPVMNGGSEAQLRGTRHTLVEVLEGLLRLAHPIIPFITETIWQRVKTLKGITAETIMLQPFPEYDAAKADESALADLEWIKQAIIAIRNVRAEMNLSPGKPLELLLRGASADAQRRVEQNLNFISSLARLESITVLPAGDKGPVSMTKLVDGAELLIPMAGLIDKAAELARLDKEMAKIDGEIASIEGKLSNEGFVARAPEAVVAKERERLVACGEAKVKLAEQKATIAAL